Proteins co-encoded in one Malus domestica chromosome 09, GDT2T_hap1 genomic window:
- the LOC114827020 gene encoding heat shock 70 kDa protein 15-like, whose translation MSVVGFDFGNESGIVAVARQRGIDVVLNDESKRETPALVCFGDKQRFIGTAGAASALMNPKNTISQIKRLIGKQFSDPVLQRDIKSLPFAVSEGPDGYPLIHARYLGEAKTFTPTQVLGMLFSDLKIIAEKNLNAAVVDCCIGIPVYFTDLQRRAVMDAAKIAGLNPLRLFHETTATALAYGIYKTDLPENDQLNVAFVDVGHASMQVCIAGFKKGQLKILAHSFDQSLGGRDFDEVLFHHFAAKFKEEYKIDVLQNARACLRLRTACEKLKKMLSANPVVPLNIECLMEEKDVRGIIKRDEFEQISIPILERVKGPLEKALLDAQLSIEDIHTVEVVGSGSRVPAIIKILTDFFKKEPRRTMNASECVARGCALQCAILSPTFKVREFQVNESFPFSISLSWKGSGPDAQNGAAENNQNTLVFPKGNPIPSIKALTFFRSGTFSVDVQYADVSDLQAPAKISTYTIGPFQSVKSERAKLKVKARLNLHGIVSVDSATLLEEEEIEVPVTKEQTKEAAKMETDEAPSDVAPPSTKETDVSMQDAKDTADAPGAENVVPESGEKPVQMETDAKADAKKIKVRKTNIPVTELVYGGMPPNEVQKAIEKEFEMALQDRVMEETKDKKNAVEAYVYDMRNKLNDKYHEFVTESEREAFIARLQEVEDWLYEDGEDETKGVYIAKLEELKKQGDPIEERVKEHAERGTVIDQLAYCVNSYREAAASNDAKFEHIDLADKQKVLNECVEAEAWLREKKQQQDLLPKYANPVLLSADVRRKAEAVDRFCRPIMTKPKPAPAKPAAPETPPTPPPQGSEQPQGGDADANPGPMENPADGDNEAPQATTEPMETDKPEAPQSSA comes from the exons ATGAGTGTGGTGGGGTTTGATTTTGGCAATGAGAGCGGCATTGTGGCCGTAGCCAGGCAGAGGGGTATTGACGTTGTGCTCAATGATGAGTCCAAACGTGAAACTCCGGCCCTTGTTTGTTTCGGTGACAAGCAGCGGTTCATTGGGACAGCTGGGGCTGCTTCCGCATTGATGAACCCCAAGAACACAATTTCCCAGATTAAACGCTTGATTGGTAAGCAATTCTCTGATCCTGTGTTGCAGAGGGATATCAAGTCCTTGCCTTTTGCTGTTTCTGAAGGGCCTGATGGATATCCATTGATTCATGCCCGTTATTTGGGAGAAGCAAAGACATTTACACCTACCCAAGTTCTTGGAATGCTGTTTTCTGATCTGAAAATCATAGCCGAGAAGAATCTCAATGCAGCTGTTGTCGATTGCTGTATTGGGATTCCAGTGTATTTTACTGATCTCCAACGAAGAGCTGTTATGGATGCAGCAAAAATTGCTGGATTGAACCCTCTTCGCTTGTTCCATGAAACTACAGCAACTGCTTTGGCTTATGGTATTTACAAGACGGATTTACCAGAAAATGACCAATTGAATGTTGCCTTTGTTGATGTTGGGCATGCTAGCATGCAAGTTTGCATTGCTGGTTTCAAGAAAGGGCAGCTGAAAATATTGGCTCATTCCTTTGACCAGTCTTTGGGAGGTAGGGACTTTGATGAAGTACTGTTCCACCACTTTGCAGCAAAATTCAAGGAAGAGTACAAAATTGATGTTTTACAGAATGCAAGGGCTTGCCTTCGCCTTCGTACCGCTTGTGAGAAGTTGAAGAAGATGCTTAGTGCAAATCCTGTGGTACCTTTGAATATAGAGTGTTTAATGGAAGAGAAGGATGTTAGGGGAATTATTAAGCGGGATGAATTTGAGCAGATTAGTATTCCTATTTTGGAACGTGTGAAGGGACCTTTGGAGAAGGCCCTTCTTGATGCACAGCTTTCAATAGAGGACATTCACACAGTTGAGGTTGTCGGTTCAGGCTCTCGTGTTCCTGCTATAATCAAGATATTGACAGATTTCTTCAAAAAGGAGCCTAGGCGAACTATGAATGCAAGTGAGTGCGTTGCCAGAGGTTGTGCTTTGCAATGTGCAATTCTTAGTCCAACATTCAAAGTTAGAGAGTTTCAG GTTAATGAGAGCTTCCCATTTTCAATTTCCTTGTCCTGGAAAGGTTCTGGTCCAGACGCTCAGAACGGAGCAGCTGAGAACAACCAAAATACCCTTGTTTTCCCCAAGGGAAATCCTATCCCAAGTATCAAGGCCCTTACATTTTTCAGATCGGGCACTTTTTCAGTTGATGTGCAGTATGCTGATGTTAGTGATTTGCAGGCACCTGCAAAAATCAGCACATATACG ATTGGTCCTTTCCAGTCTGTTAAAAGTGAGCGAGCAAAACTAAAGGTCAAAGCTCGCCTAAATCTGCATGGGATTGTGTCTGTAGACTCAGCAACT cttttggaagaagaagaaattgaggTTCCTGTCACAAAAGAGCAAACAAAGGAGGCTGCTAAGATGGAGACTGATGAGGCACCCAGTGATGTGGCTCCCCCAAGTACCAAAGAGACTGATGTGAGCATGCAAGATGCTAAGGACACTGCTGATGCTCCAGGTGCTGAAAATGTTGTTCCCGAGTCCGGGGAAAAGCCTGTGCAAATGGAAACTGATGCGAAG GCTGATGCTAAAAAGATAAAGGTAAGGAAAACAAACATTCCTGTGACAGAGTTAGTTTATGGAGGGATGCCACCAAATGAAGTGCAGAAGGCAATTGAGAAGGAGTTTGAAATGGCCTTACAAGACCGTGTTATGGAAGaaacaaaagacaaaaaaaatgcTGTAGAGGCATACGTCTATGACATGAGAAACAAG CTCAATGACAAGTATCATGAATTTGTCACTGAATCTGAGAGGGAAGCGTTTATTGCTAGACTTCAGGAGGTGGAGGACTGGCTGTATGAAGATGGTGAAGACGAAACCAAAGGAGTTTACATTGCCAAACTTGAGGAGCTGAAGAAG CAAGGTGACCCCATTGAAGAGCGAGTCAAGGAGCATGCGGAGAGGGGAACAGTGATTGATCAACTTGCTTACTGTGTCAATAGTTACAGAGAAGCTGCAGCATCAAATGATGCAAAATTTGAACACATTGATCTGGCCGATAAACAGAAG GTATTGAACGAGTGTGTTGAAGCCGAGGCCTGGTTAAGAGAGAAAAAGCAGCAACAGGATCTGCTCCCCAAATATGCCAACCCAGTACTCTTATCAGCTGATGTGAGACGGAAGGCTGAAGCAGTTGACAG GTTCTGCAGACCAATAATGACGAAACCCAAACCAGCACCAGCCAAGCCAGCTGCTCCTGAAACTCCACCAACCCCACCTCCTCAGGGAAGTGAGCAACCTCAGGGCGGAGATGCAGATGCCAATCCCGGCCCCATGGAGAATCCTGCTGATGGCGACAATGAGGCCCCACAGGCTACTACAGAACCAATGGAAACCGACAAGCCAGAAGCTCCACAAAGTTCTGCGTAG